Proteins encoded within one genomic window of Vidua macroura isolate BioBank_ID:100142 chromosome 2, ASM2450914v1, whole genome shotgun sequence:
- the TSC22D1 gene encoding TSC22 domain family protein 1 isoform X3: MNAQCCRPVAMDLGVYQLRHFSISFLSSLLGTDNSSLRLDSSSSGASVVAIDNKIEQAMDLVKSHLMYAVREEVEVLKEQIKELIEKNSQLEQENTLLKTLASPEQLAQFQAQLQTGSPPSSSQSQGTTQQPAQPTSQGSGPSA, encoded by the exons ATGAATGCCCAATGTTGTAGACCGGTGGCAATGGATCTAGGAGTTTATCAACTAAGACACTTCTCGATTTCGTTCTTATCGTCATTGCTGGGCACCGACAACTCGTCTCTGAGGCTCGACAGTAG CTCCTCTGGTGCAAGCGTAGTAGCTATCGACAACAAAATCGAGCAAGCGATG GATCTGGTAAAGAGTCACTTGATGTACGCAGTAAGGGAGGAAGTGGAGGTCCTCAAAGAGCAAATCAAAGAGCTGATAGAGAAGAACTCGCAGCTGGAGCAAGAAAACACTCTGCTAAAAACACttgccagcccagagcagcttgCCCAGTTCCAAGCACAGCTGCAGACTGGTTCTCCGCCTTCCTCTTCCCAGTCACAAGGGACAACACAGCAGCCTGCTCAGCCAACGTCACAGGGCTCAGGGCCTTCAGCATAG
- the TSC22D1 gene encoding TSC22 domain family protein 1 isoform X4, with the protein MDLVKSHLMYAVREEVEVLKEQIKELIEKNSQLEQENTLLKTLASPEQLAQFQAQLQTGSPPSSSQSQGTTQQPAQPTSQGSGPSA; encoded by the exons ATG GATCTGGTAAAGAGTCACTTGATGTACGCAGTAAGGGAGGAAGTGGAGGTCCTCAAAGAGCAAATCAAAGAGCTGATAGAGAAGAACTCGCAGCTGGAGCAAGAAAACACTCTGCTAAAAACACttgccagcccagagcagcttgCCCAGTTCCAAGCACAGCTGCAGACTGGTTCTCCGCCTTCCTCTTCCCAGTCACAAGGGACAACACAGCAGCCTGCTCAGCCAACGTCACAGGGCTCAGGGCCTTCAGCATAG